TGTCCATGACGTGCCTGTTCCAGAGCGAGGCCATGATACTCGCCACGGCGGGCTTGCACAGCTCGCAGCCGACGCTGGTCTTGTCGTTGCCAACCTCGCGCATCACCTCTGGCAGCGACTTGAGGCGCTTGACCATGACAATGTTGAACAGGTCCACGCGGGAGTAGTTGAAGTGAGGGCAGAGGTAGTTTGTCACCTCGTTGCccatggatgccatggtctggttgaagatggtggtgacgaGGGGAACGCAACCACCGCAGCCAGTACCGGCTTTTGTGCACTTCTTGAGACTCGTTACATCCTTGCACGTGCCGTCCTTGACGACCTTGACGATATCGCCCTTTGTTACGTTGTGGCATGAACACACCTGCGCATCATCGGGGAGgtcgtcgccgccatcgtcgtccttctttgcgccgaggatgagctcgCTTGGGGGAACGTCAAGCTCCTTCATGGACTTGACCATAGGCACGAGCTTGACGTAGTCATTGACGTCGCCGAGCATCATACCGCCGAGGAGGTACTTGCCATCTTTGGTGAAGATGTACTTCTTGTAGATGTTGAGGAAAGGGTCCTTGTAGGTCAAGGCCTGCACCGACTTGGTTGAAGAGACGTCGCCGTTTTGCAGGTTCTTGGCGAACTTGGGCGGAAGAGATGCAGGACCATCACGGTCGGCAAAGCAGTCACCGAAGCTGGCGACGTTGacaccaagaagcttgagTTTTGTGCTCAGATCGGGACGCTTAAACGTTCGGGGTGAGTGAAGCTTGGCTtgggtgaggttgaaggcGAGGACCTCTGCCATCTCGACACCAGGGGCGATAAGGCCATAGGCCATTCCCCTCCAGCTAGCACACTCTCCAATGGCGTAAATGTCTGGCATGCTCGTTCTTAGGTCATCGTTGACGACGATACCACCTCGCTGGCCGACCTTAAGTCCAGATACCCTAGCAAGGTCGTCTCTGGGCTTCACACCGACGGCGAAGCATAGCGTTGAGCAATCAATCTCCTGGGCATCTTCAAACACCACACCGGTGAGGTTGTTTTCCTCATCGGTCTTGATTCTGGAGACACCCTTGCCCAGCATGACGTCGACACCGAGCTGTGAGACCTGGTCCACCACCATCTTGCCAGCAATCTCATCGAGTTGTCTGCTCAGGACATAGGAAGCCTTCTCGAGCAGTCTGATCCGGTTGAACCGCTCTAGGTCCAACAtagccttggcagcctcgaggccgagcaaGCCGCCACCGACAACCACACCATTGGTGCCACGCTTGGAGTCGGCAAActcgatgagcttcttgagatCGTCGATTGTGCGGTAGACAAAGACACCGTTGGCGTCATGACCAGGAAGGCCTCGAGGAAGGATAGCATCGGAGCCGGTGGCCAGGACCAGGATGTCGTAGGGGTATGTCTCGCCATTAGCACACTCGACCGTCTTGTCGTCCGTGTTGATACTAGTGGCTCTGGTGTTGACGTGGTAATTGAGAGATCCCTCTGCCTCGGTATACTATACTATTCGTCAGTGGCTTGCCGGGATATGTGAGATGCGGCTCAACCTACCCATTCTGCCGGGTTCATGTACAAGTTCTCAATCTTCCGGTGCTCAAAGAAACTTGTGAGTCCTACTCGGTTGTAGGCGAGATATGGCTCCTCTCCAAGAACAGTGACGGAGTATTCCTTTGCTGTGGCATCGTACTTGAGCAGCTTTTCTCTGTAAAAGTGTCAGATCATGTATCGCTCTACCTTGTTAGTGTCGAGTCCACTTACATGAAAGCAATACCCACCATGCCCAGTCCGACAACGACTAGGCGTTTCTGTGTTTCACTCATGCTGGGCGGATTGAATTGACTGTGAATAGCCCTATGGGATGAATACCCTCAGAGAAATCCTGTAGCGGGACCTCAGGAGATTCCATGGTTATAAACAAATCCTGACAGGAACCAGGAGCCCTGGGCTGAGAGAGGGTCTCGAGGTCTCGAGGCCCATGGCTATGGATCCTCTGCCTGGAGTCTCATGGCTCCTTATTCCCTATCGAGAATTGCATCTCCGGCTCGGTCGTGGTGCCATGGGCATCTCCGGGAGAAACGTTTTGCTCGCCACGGGGGAGAAACTCCTCTGTGTCTCGTTATCAAAGATCGGCCAGCCGGGTGGCAGAGGCCCTCTCATCGGAAGGGGAACCAATCACTGAGCTTAGGGAGGGCAGCGGCCGCACGGCTCGGGAGCGGCCTTTGTTGGCGTCTCTTTTGACAAACGCTCCGCGGAGATGGACGTTCGGTCAGGGACGTGGGGCGTCGGGGCGGTGCGTGGAAATCCGACGGCAGTCATACGTCGGACAGACCATGGTGATGTCGTGAGATGAGCAGATGAGGGCTCTGACGAGGTTATACGGTTTCTTTTTAGCGGGTATTTGTTCAAGTGAGCCCGTCACGATGAGTCGCGGTGAGCTGCTACTCGACCACGGTGAGACGAGACCTACAAACATGGGTCTCCGAGTTTTGACCGGAGCCGCAAGTCCTCCTCATCGAGTCTGGACCCGGTCAAATTCGTCTCTTTGATTTTGTGACCGAGCTATTTTTGATGCCTTTTCGTCTTCCCTGCAGTTGAACCTTTTCCTCGGAGCCAAGTCTCCCCCTTATCAGTTGGATCGAGATAAGCCGCATCATCTCTTCAAGCCCATTGCAACACCAACGCTGTGAGTGGCTGAATGAGCTATCCCCCACAGAGATAACAACAAAAACCACTAGTTTTCCGGGGAGAAGAGGTGATTGTCAATTGGAATGCCGAGATCAAGTTGTTTAAAGGACTCTTGACGGGCGCACTAGGATGCGTCTGGGGTCTGTCGTATGGGGGGACATTGTGTAGGTAGTCCAAGCTCTGGGCGAATTGGAATGATCTGATTGAAAACACGTACTCTCCGATATTGCCGATTCATTCAAGGAACGAGCTACATAGTCCTCATGAGAATATGACAAACCTGTATCGACCTTCAATTCGATGgattgatgaaggagaatTGTATGTGCCTTCCTCGCTGGGTAATGTCGCACGCATCTAAGCCGGTCTCGGCCGAACCAGCACGTGGTCGCCCTCCATGAACCCCTCCACCCCCACGTCATCACGTCAACCCCTCCAAAGAgcttctccctcaactccaaaaCAATCACGATAAAACCACTCCTCCccagccatggctgccacCACAGACGACGACGGCTCCTTCGTCTTCCCCCGCGAATACCACTTCCCCGCCTTCTTCACCCGCCAGACAAACCTCACCACACTCCACGCCCAGCGCACAAAGTGGTCCGACCTAATCCTCTCGTACGCACGACACCATCGCATCTtccgtctctccctctcagAGGCCGCCGACTCGGACCTCTTTGTCAACCGTAAACTAGACCGCCGTCTGCAGTTTGATGATATCCGcgatgtcgtcgtcttcatgcATAAGGATGGTCGTGTAGAGTATGTTGGCGGTGGGACAACTGGTGACGTTGTCCTTGTATACTGGCGCAAGCCTGACGAGTGGGCTGAGCTCATTGAGAATTATGTCGACGAGACGGGTCAGAAGGGCAGCGTCTTGACCATTTATGAACTcgtcgagggcgatggcACCAAGGGAACTGGTAGGTTTACAAGGGATGAGCTTGGGCAGCCACATTGCTCACCAACAGTAGATATCCATGGAATGGACCAAGATGTCCTCATTAAAGCCCTTAATGTCCTTGTCAAGCGAGGCAAGGCTCAAATCTTCGGCCAAGACGACTCATTAGGCGTTAAATTCTTCTAAACGCTGAACCCATTTTCACATCTCTATACATTACGCCGCCCCGAAcgagccatcatcatcaatcagTACAGTACAGCAATTCGACCTCCAACTCTACCACCAGCCATGTTCCCAGACTTGCACCAAGCACCGTCAAGAAACCTCTCCAAGTCTGCGTCCGAGTCTGCGTTACAGCTGGTCCGCGTAATAGTTCTCCACCAAAAACTTGTCGTCAAACCTCACCTGCTGAGCCATCGCCACGTCAAGCAACCAGTCAGGCGCAACCACCCGCGGCTCCATGTTGCCCTTTCGCGCCATGTCTCGGAACCGATTCCACAGTTGCCGCTCATCGTGAGCCAGACTGCTCAGGAGGTAGACAGGTTCTGGAGGCGCattgccctcctcctccgccgtcgtcggtcgAATCGTCGTCCCGCTCCGCGCCCGATAGATCTTGAAGATCGCACCGTTTGCCTCGGCAATGGCCTTGTAACTGTCGGGTCCGTTTCGGATCTTTTCAGTACAGTAGATGGGAACCCCCGTCAGCAGCTTGCCTCGGTTCGACTTGGCACGAGCCACCGACTTTTCGAGATTCACGTCATATCGCTTCTCCGTCTCCTTGTCTTGGAGGATATACTCGTCGATATCGGGCACCTTGCCCGTCTCCAGGGTTTTGTCAATAAACGTTGAAGAGATGACAGTTGGCCCGCGGGCTAGAGCGCATAGGAATTTGACGGTCCGCACAATGTGAGGGGCTGCCAGATAGTCGCACGGCTGCCCCTCTTGAACAATCTGGATACCTAGATCCCGTAATTTTCTCTGTTCGTCATATTAGAACATGTAGATGTAGACGAGGCTCACGCCTACTTACCCGATCCTGATCTTCCTTATTCTTATCCCCAACCCATCTGCTGAACCCGGTCAAGATGACGCGCATCTCGACGTCCGGAAGTGATTGcctggccttcttggctggccGTTTTGCTGCAGCGGTatcctcttcagcttctggGCTCTTTGCCTGCCTCTGTTTGTTGTTTTCCTTCTCCGCTTGGTCCGCAGCCCGCTTGCCACCCCAGGGGGCGTTGCCCGCTTTActgcgcttcttctccttctcgtaAAGCGCAATATCGGGAGCAATGGTTTGCAAGAGATCTcgggcctttgccttggcaCTGCGGCCTCCTGTAGAAATCACAGACGGGGTGTCGTTCTCCTTTTCGGCATGGCGAGCGCGAATCGGTGTTgccacagcagcagcagtcttTAttgtcgtcttcttggcaggcCTTTCGTCCTCGGTCTCTTCTTGGAGATCATCCATATCCACATCCTCATTTACAcggccaacaacaacgccTTCCGCTGGCCCTCGAGAATATGCGTTCTCTTCTGCTGCCTCGAGAATCTTGCGCTTTCTCTTCGCTCCGGGAGACAGTTTGTCGTCACCCCCGGGATAGTAAAGTTCTCGCAACCTTGACTCATCAAAGAAGGTCTGCCCAATAATTTCGCCAAGGTTGGTTCGTGGAGGGAAGTGGTTGAACTTCTTAATGTTGATGGGCTTTAACTCGCACTTAGCGTAGCTCTCCTCGATCCAGAGGTGGTTGATGACCGCGATGCCCCATTCAGGGGCAGCCTTGCATTTCTCGCTCGAGTCGCGCGCAGTGATGAGGTGGGTGTTGTCCGACTTCATCGTCTTGGTGAACTCGGCTCCGCAGGCCCTGATGAGGTTTTCCAGATAGATCCGGGCCTCGCCGCCGTAGTTTGACACTGTGATACGCATATTCTTGAATCCCTCGATGCCGTTTTTAGGAACCGGGTAGTGCAGCAGTCGGCGAAGAGGCGATGTCCAGTCATTATGGACGATGAGCCAGTAAAGCCAAGCGAGGTTTCCAACGTCCTTACAGGACTGCGCGGCCTGAACATACTGAGGGCCATCCCGGTATTGGCAGATAAACATGTCGCAATCCTCAACCTGTTCTACCACCTTGCCACCGCCATTGACAATGATAtccttgaccaccttggTGAGCCTTTCAGTGATGCTCAAATCTGATGAGAGCATCACCCTGCGGTCTTGGAAAACGGTAACTGGTGGGCGGACGACATCTCCGTCAGGTGGTAGTGGTAGATATGTTggagttggtgatgtcgcTCCTGTGAGGTTTTCATTGGTCGGAATcttgagctcgtcctcgGGTGACTTCTTAAGAATCTCGGGGTCGGGTAAAAGATAGGGACCTTCGTCAATGCGCTTGCCTAGCTTGAAGCAATCGTCGAACCTAGACACGTCAGTGACTCACAGCTTTGTCGTCCCACATGTCACCTACCAGTGCGGTAGAACAACCTTGCCCTTCCATCCCTTCTGGAGGGCAACTTGGACCTTAGGATGGTCCATTGATAGCGCGCAGATATGTGTGGTCATTCGAGTCGcgtccttggtctcttgcCCACCCAAAGCCATCGTGGCACCGGCGATGCTCTCCTTGTCCGTCTCTGGTAGATCGGCGCAGGTCACCACGACCTCGGCAAAAATCAGCCTAGGGTCAGGAGAGAATGGTCGGATCTGTGCTTGTTTTCGGCGAGTGAGTGAGCTGGTGATCCATTGTGTTGTCACAACGGGGATCATGACAGCTTGCGACTCTGTGAATTGGGGAAAATCGATCGTATTCGAGATGATGTGTGTGACTTTCTCGATGGGGATCGAACCGTCGCGTCGGGGTTCGCAGATGGTAGCGCCATGGTCCTCTAGAAGCGATGATAGCTACAATATCATTAGCACTGTGAGAATTAGAGGACTTCAAGGCAACCATACTTCACTAATGAGCTTCGGAGTCAGCGCACTGCTCGAGACAAACGCGACGGCGCACTCAGCGAAAAGAGCTGAGCCTTTCGGGGTGTCGGCCATGTCGCGTAGCTCAATAGTATACGTTCAGatgaaaagaaaagaaaacctAGAAACAAGGCGAGCACCCTGGCCAAGACATGAACACGGGAGGTGCTGGTGCTTGAGCTCAGTTTTGGTTGCGCAAACTTGTGATGCTGGCCGGGAAGTTTGTCGTGGGGTGCCTGATTGACGAGACGCGCCGTCCACTCAACGCGAAGACGCCAGGCGCTCACGTGACAGAAAAGGCATTCATGACGTTAGGGAAGGTTCCACCCGCCAATGGAAGCGGCACGTCAGAAGTGGAAATGAACAGGGGGTGTGTGGAGTGTCGCGCCTACAATCACGAACCACTTTACGCCACAAACCTGACCGCGTCTTGAGTGCAGCCAAAAGACTTGATATAGAGGCACCCCGAAGTATCACAATGAGAGACACCATATAAACCGGAAATATTCGAAATTCCCAAAGTGAATTTTCATCAACATAAACTGTTTTTCATCTTATCCATCCGTTCAAACCGTCCGTTTAACCATGAGCCTTAATATGGCTCGAGACTCTAACCATGACGTCCGAGTCCCATTACACATGTTTTCGTCCAAAACTGATATCGCCGAGCGCCAGTGCCATTGTATACTTCAAACGTGTTGCACCCATCATACCCCGTCATCACATCATTTGCCCTTATCCTACCACTCCCAGAGGCCCCTCTTCGTCCCATTCTagagaggccaaggccactGCGGCGCCCATGAGTGAGCTCTCCTTGGCCGAGACGAGCTTGATCGTCTTCTTGccgctcttctccttctcctcagccgCTACCAGATCATTCAGGTATGACTGGCAGCTGGCGAGATATCCT
This window of the Fusarium keratoplasticum isolate Fu6.1 chromosome 3, whole genome shotgun sequence genome carries:
- a CDS encoding Nitrite reductase, with protein sequence MSETQKRLVVVGLGMVGIAFIEKLLKYDATAKEYSVTVLGEEPYLAYNRVGLTSFFEHRKIENLYMNPAEWYTEAEGSLNYHVNTRATSINTDDKTVECANGETYPYDILVLATGSDAILPRGLPGHDANGVFVYRTIDDLKKLIEFADSKRGTNGVVVGGGLLGLEAAKAMLDLERFNRIRLLEKASYVLSRQLDEIAGKMVVDQVSQLGVDVMLGKGVSRIKTDEENNLTGVVFEDAQEIDCSTLCFAVGVKPRDDLARVSGLKVGQRGGIVVNDDLRTSMPDIYAIGECASWRGMAYGLIAPGVEMAEVLAFNLTQAKLHSPRTFKRPDLSTKLKLLGVNVASFGDCFADRDGPASLPPKFAKNLQNGDVSSTKSVQALTYKDPFLNIYKKYIFTKDGKYLLGGMMLGDVNDYVKLVPMVKSMKELDVPPSELILGAKKDDDGGDDLPDDAQVCSCHNVTKGDIVKVVKDGTCKDVTSLKKCTKAGTGCGGCVPLVTTIFNQTMASMGNEVTNYLCPHFNYSRVDLFNIVMVKRLKSLPEVMREVGNDKTSVGCELCKPAVASIMASLWNRHVMDKTTYGLQDTNDRFLGNIQRDGTYSVVPRVSGGEITPEKLVAIGEVARKYNLYTKITGGQRIDLFGAKKQDLLDIWGQLVAAGMESGHAYAKSLRTVKSCVGSTWCRFGIGDSVGMAIRLEERYKSVRAPHKIKGGVSGCVRECAEAQSKDFGLIATEKGFNIFVGGNGGAKPRHAELLAKDVPPAEVVPILDRYLMFYIRTADKLQRTARWIENLPGGLKYLQEVILDDKLGICASLEAQMQELVDSFFDEWAEAIRTPAIAAKFRQFNNTAETTPNMEVESDRGQKRPAFWVGDAATDDFQGLKDKWSMTAWEPIIETSYFDGADELPNGISATIKRGDTQLAVWRIQGVYYATQQMCPHKRAFILSDGLVGQEPCDKKKSSSDTPEDTKTSPWVSCPHHKRNFDLGNGSCKTDEKLSIATFPTEARPDGMLYLKLPPVEELDAALGTKKWMVKKGEAGEAPLAELDRRIKFVGLRGKKPGVRPTAGGKMSTKPLELMAGANGCGGGAPEW